The region GTATACCAGCCTGCAACAGTGACTGTTCTGTCTGTTGATCCCGTATCCACAATAATGATCTCATCCATCAGGTCTCTGACCGAGTCCAGACAACGTCCTAACACAGCTTCTTCGTTCTTCACAATCATACACAGACTGAACAGACCTTCCTGTTCCGCTTCCATCTCCCCGCCTCCTGAGAATGATCCAATATACAAAAGAAGCCATCCCTTAAAGGATGGCTCATAAACTGCTGATAAGTGAAGCCGATCCATTCTAGGATCAGGTTAATCTGTGGACAGACCATACAACACCTGCATTGGTAGCCCCCAGGTCTACATCAAGCGCCACTCCATTAGACTGATAGATGAGAATGATCACATCACCTGCTGTAAGCTCCACTTCACCTGCCAGGGTGACTGTTCCGCTTCTTAGAAGCGTTCTGAGGGTTAAAGTTCCTCCGATAGCCACATCAAGTACCGGTAATAATCCCGTCACAAGATCTGTAACTGGAGCTGGTGTAGTTCTTTGTACCACTAAAGACGGATTCGCTGCCGGGTCTAAAGCAGCGGCAATGGATGCGTCAAAAGCAAAGTTGATAGTTGCTTCAATAGAATATCTTCCTGTCTCTGGAACGGTATATTCCCCCAAAGCCTGGTCGAATGCCGCATTGCCGTAATAAGGTGCTGTTTCTTCCCAACCAACAAAAGTTGCTGTGGTTCCAGTCACCAAGGTTGGCAAGAATACAGAGAAGCCTTCAGTTGCCAATATGGGACCGGTCGTTCCTGTAACTCCTGTCATTCCTGTAAGCCCTGTAACTCCTGTAAGCCCTGTAACTCCCGTAAGCCCTGTAATTCCCGTAAGTCCTGTAACTCCCGTGAGCCCTGTGACTCCCGTAGGCCCTGTGACCCCCGTAAGCCCTGTGACTCCCGTAGGCCCTGTGACTCCCGTAGGCCCTGTGACCCCCGTAAGTCCTGTGACCCCCGTAAGCCCTGTGGCTCCCGTTTCCCCAGTAAGACCCGTGACTCCGGTAACTCCTGTAAGACCTGTGTCTCCCCGAGCTCCTCCTCCGGGCCCTGTGGTTCCTTGAGGACCTTGAACTCCCGTGGTCCCTGTAGGTCCAGGGGCTCCTGTCGTTCCTGTAGGTCCTGGGGCTCCTGTAGGTCCAGTAGCTCCAGATTCTCCTCCACCCGGCCCGGTAGGTCCAGTAGGTCCTGCTGGTCCAGCTTCTCCTGGCGACCCTGGTAATCCTGACGGTCCTCTCTCTCCTGCCGGCCCTGTAGGTCCCGCCGGTCCTGTTGCTCCGCCGCCGCCGCCTTTGTCTGCACCTAACAATTCTTCCGATACTAACCGGTGTGCGGTGACCAATTGTCCCGATGAATTCTTGCCCCATAGCGAAATCTGCACCGGCTCAACTTCCTCCGATGAATTCGGTGAGGTAATAAATGTGAATTCATATGCATTGACGTCTGCGTAGTAATTCTTCGTAACGACCTGATTCGCTGCAATGTTGAGTAATTCGCTTACGTACATCACTCGCGTTCCTCCGGTCAATTGATAACCCTGAATGGTGAGTGAGTAAGCCGAAGTCTGGCTGCGGTTATCAATTTTGACAGTAACCTGCTGAGTAGGTCTGACTCCGTTCACAGGGTTATTCTCAATAGGTCCTGTTGATAAAAAAGCCATTACATGGTCACATCCTTACAGATTTGGATTTCATTCCAGTATGCGCTGTGAATCATGCCAAATCCGCATGATCAGCGGACCCTCCCGTCAGCAGCATACTTAATGATTAATATAGTAGTATTCATCTATACAGGTTTGGTGTGGACTTAGTGGATGGTCTCGATAGAATAGGCTTCCTCCCCATCCGCCAAATCTTCTCTGCTCTGTGAATACCACTATATGCGCCAAGTCTGGAATGTGTCCGTCAGATCAAGTTGAAATATCCGTTTCGTCCACGAGATCGATTTGCATGATCTTTTTTAATTCCTCCCTGTCCAGGTAAGGATACATGTCCTCAATCGGCCGGTTCACCACCAGCTTGGGATAGACATTGGTATCCTTATCCAGCTTTACCTCAAGGAAAGCCGGCCCATCCACACTCAGGAACTGATTAAGCTGATGCATATCAGCCATCGTATTCATAGTATAAGCCGGGAGCTTATACGCTCTAACAATATCAATGAACGAAGGATTGGGATTCACCGTCGATTGTTGTCTGCCTGCGAAATATAAATCCTGGAATTGCCTGACCATGCCAAGCGAGCTATTATTCATAACGACGATTTTGATGGGCAGATTCAGCCGGACCACCGTATCAAGCTCCTGTATATTTAGTTGAAATCCTCCGTCTCCTGCAATCACAAGCGTCTCCTGTCCTGTGGCCAGACAGGCGCCGATAGCAGCCGGTAAGGCAAAGCCCATGGCCCCCATCCCGCCGGAATTAAGCAACCTTTGATGTCCGGACAGCCTGAAGGATTGCGATGCCCACATCTGATGCTGGCCCACATCTAGACATACCGTATGGAAGTTCTCTGATCTGGAGGACAACAGCTCCATGAACCGGTTCGGTTCAATTTCATCAGCCTGCGGAGTGAAGGAATAGGTAGGATATTGCTTCTTAAGTAGTGTAATATAGTCTAACCATGCAGTAATATCAGGCTTGCTAAATACAGCTAATGCATCATTCATCCTCTCGAGAAATACATTCAGACTGGAGTGAACAGCTAGGCTTACGCTAACTTTGCTGTTAAGCTCGTTAGAATCAATATCTACATGGATCAAGTCAGCGCCGCGCCCGAAGGTATCCGGTCTGGTTCCGGTCTGTCTGGTATCCAGCCTTGAGCCGAGAATAAGTAACAAGTCACAATTCGCCAGGATCAGATTGCTGTAACGGTTGCCGTATGACCCGATCAGACCTGTATATAACCGGTGGTCATGGGGGATGACATCCAATCCCATTAATGAAGTAACAACGGGGATTCCGGTCAGCTCAATGAACCGGGATAATGACGCTGCGGAGTTACCGGCCCTCACTCCCCCGCCCGCCAGTATCAGCGGCCTCTTGGCTGCCTCAAGCCGTTTCAGGACATCTGCAACAACGGCTGCGTCTAAGTCGCCATCATCTTGCATAAGCTCCTGATATTCAACACTATCATAGAAGCTGGCCAGCGTATCAGGTTCCACCTCTGCCCGCTGAAGATTCATCGGAAGATCCAGAAGCACCGGGCCGGGCCGGCCGCTTTGCGCGAGCGCCACAGCCTTTTCCAGCTCATACCTGATCTGATCCGGCTTAGTAACCATGACTGCATATTTGGTTAACGGCTGCGCGACACTGACAATATCCGTTTCCTGGAATCCTATTTGCCGGACCGGACGGTCGAATTTATACTCATATGTGTTTACTTGACCCGTGATGAATAAGCAAGGAACGGAGTCGAAGTAGCAACTGCCTATACCGGTCAACAGATTCAAGGCTCCCGGTCCGCTAGTAGCCATAGCTACACCCAGCTTCCCGTTCATTCTCGCATAGGCCTCCGCTGCGAATGCGCCTGCTTGTTCATGACGGACAGAGACACACTCGATGTCCTCTCTAACCGAGACGGAATCGAGCAAATGGACAATCGCCCCGCCAATGAACTCGAAGACATGGGAGACACCTTGCTGCTTGAGATAATCAATGACATAATCAGATATCTTCAAGTTAACTCCTCCTCCATGGACCTTGTCCGCCCGCAGTAAGTGATTCTTCAGCAATGGTGTTCAGATATTGTCCGTAGGCCAGCTTGCGCAGCGGCCTTGCCAGCTCCAGAAGCTGCTCTCTGGTAATGTAGCCTTTAATGAAAGCAATCTCTTCAATGCAAGCCACGTACAGGCCTTGCCGCTTCTGGAGCGTCTCCACCAGATTGGCTGCCTCCAGCAATGAATCCGGCGTCCCGGTATCCAGCCAGGCCATTCCCCGGCCGAACAGCTCCACATTCAATTGGCCTCTGTTTAAATACTCCCGGTTAACATCTGTAATCTCGATTTCACCACGCCGTGAGGGCTGGATATGTCTTGCGATCTCAACGACCTGGCGGTCGTAGAAGTATAAGCCCGGCACTGCATAATGGGAACGGGGATACAGGGGCTTCTCCTCCAGCGCAACCGCCTTGCCCATGCTGTCAAATTCAACAACACCATAAGCCGAAGGATCTTGTACCCGGCAGCCGAAGATCGTGGCACCCTCCCGCCGCTGGACAGCTCGCTCCAGAATGGAGCTGAAGCTCTGTCCATAGAAGATGTTGTCGCCCAGAATCATGCACACATGATCTGTACCAATAAATTCTTCTCCGATCAGGAACGCTTCGGCAAGTCCGCGCGGCTGCTCCTGCACTGCATACTGGAAGGAGAGGCCAAGCTGTTCGCCGTTGCCCAGAAGATCCTGGAACAGCCGGATGTCTCTCCCGGTGGAGATAATTAGGATATCCCGGATGCCTGCCAGCATCAATACAGACAGCGGATAATAGATCATTGGCTTGTCGTATACCGGCAGAATCTGCTTGGAGATCGACTTCGTCAGCGGATGCAGTCTCGTCCCCGAGCCGCCCGCCAGAATAATGCCTTTCATCCGTCCACCCTCCGGTTCTAATCATTTCTGAAGACAATCCCCGCGGTTTCAGGAACCACAGGGATTGGTCTAAGCACTTGTCGTGCAGTTTTATTTACTCTGCGTTTTGTAGGCTCCGCTAGTGAGGGTATAGAATAGCGGATGATTAGAAGGTTCAGGCGGAAGGTCAAAGGTTCTCATGGAGCGATCCTGCATGCTTATTGAGTAAATATGCTCAGTTCCAATTGCAATGACAAAACGGCTGTCCCTTGTGAAACTAATTCCACCCTGTATGATGGATTCCGGTATTGAAATAAATGATTCTCCTAAAAATGTTCTGGGCTCAATGAGAGTTATCCCCTGGATACTCTGAACACAAAGCATTGAACCATCAGGAGACAGGGCCAGAGCAACCGCATCAACGTTAATAGAGATTGCTGCAACTGACGAATCGGGATTTACAACAGTGATTTCAGAATAATTGGGCGGGACGTCTGGATCGACATGGTTGGTTATTACTAATGTACTTCCATTATTTAGCTCTACAATACCCCAGGTAGGTTGAGTCGCCCCCACGAACCGGGTCCCGTTGTCGCTAAAGTTTCCCACCTTCGAGTAGGCATAAGCGACATTTTGTAGACTGGGTGTTAATCGTACCTCGCTACTGTCCTGTGATACCACTAGAGGGTTCGAAATGCCTAAATACTTTGCAGGCTGAACATCATAGGCTCCACTGAAAATATTCTCGGTAAGCTCCCCTGTAGCAATCCGATAGGCATAAACCTCACCAGTGTAGACATAGAAGAAGACGTATCTGCTGTCGGGAGACGCAGCCGAGAAGAGCACATTCGAGTGCAGGGTGAGCGTTCTGACCGGATCTCTTTTCACCACGTCATAGATCTGCACCTGGGGACTGGCTTCATCCGAGATGAAGAGATAGTGCTCGTCAGGCGTCAACAACAGGTCATTTGCCTGCATTCCCTGATTCAGATCAACGCCCCATTCCACCTTCTGTGCGTATGCGTTGAACTGGTATAATCGGTCTTGGACCGCGAAGTAGATACTGCTGCCCCTCGATGAAGCGTAAGCCGCTGTCAGCGGGAACATGATGTTAGGGTCCATAGTGACCGAATGGGTTGGACCGACCAGAGCATTTAAGGTCTGGACCCCGCCCGCAGCCAGGAAATAAACTTCTTCATCCTGGATATAGGGTGTCCCGCTTCCCACAACCTCTGCTGCCAGATACCGGTTCTCCACGGTCAGCGGGAAGTTGCCCGGTACAGAAAAGTTTATTTGT is a window of Paenibacillus sp. FSL H3-0469 DNA encoding:
- a CDS encoding thiamine pyrophosphate-binding protein; amino-acid sequence: MKISDYVIDYLKQQGVSHVFEFIGGAIVHLLDSVSVREDIECVSVRHEQAGAFAAEAYARMNGKLGVAMATSGPGALNLLTGIGSCYFDSVPCLFITGQVNTYEYKFDRPVRQIGFQETDIVSVAQPLTKYAVMVTKPDQIRYELEKAVALAQSGRPGPVLLDLPMNLQRAEVEPDTLASFYDSVEYQELMQDDGDLDAAVVADVLKRLEAAKRPLILAGGGVRAGNSAASLSRFIELTGIPVVTSLMGLDVIPHDHRLYTGLIGSYGNRYSNLILANCDLLLILGSRLDTRQTGTRPDTFGRGADLIHVDIDSNELNSKVSVSLAVHSSLNVFLERMNDALAVFSKPDITAWLDYITLLKKQYPTYSFTPQADEIEPNRFMELLSSRSENFHTVCLDVGQHQMWASQSFRLSGHQRLLNSGGMGAMGFALPAAIGACLATGQETLVIAGDGGFQLNIQELDTVVRLNLPIKIVVMNNSSLGMVRQFQDLYFAGRQQSTVNPNPSFIDIVRAYKLPAYTMNTMADMHQLNQFLSVDGPAFLEVKLDKDTNVYPKLVVNRPIEDMYPYLDREELKKIMQIDLVDETDIST
- the rfbA gene encoding glucose-1-phosphate thymidylyltransferase RfbA; this encodes MKGIILAGGSGTRLHPLTKSISKQILPVYDKPMIYYPLSVLMLAGIRDILIISTGRDIRLFQDLLGNGEQLGLSFQYAVQEQPRGLAEAFLIGEEFIGTDHVCMILGDNIFYGQSFSSILERAVQRREGATIFGCRVQDPSAYGVVEFDSMGKAVALEEKPLYPRSHYAVPGLYFYDRQVVEIARHIQPSRRGEIEITDVNREYLNRGQLNVELFGRGMAWLDTGTPDSLLEAANLVETLQKRQGLYVACIEEIAFIKGYITREQLLELARPLRKLAYGQYLNTIAEESLTAGGQGPWRRS